From a region of the Bacteroidales bacterium genome:
- the rplQ gene encoding 50S ribosomal protein L17: protein MRHRKKFNHLGRKKAHRKAMLSNMAISLIEHKRINTTVAKAKALRSFVEPLINRSKTDTTHSRRMVFKRLQNKSAVTELFREISLKVAEREGGYTRILKTRNRLGDNAEMCIIELVDYNENYFSEKAAKSKRKRTRRGKVKTETTIEDTQQVEENINDVETKEEVKEENLQEEVKVEETKEETKEEIKDEVKQEEKADKEEETEDKKEDKE from the coding sequence ATGAGACACAGGAAGAAATTTAATCATCTCGGAAGGAAAAAAGCTCACAGAAAAGCTATGTTATCAAATATGGCAATATCTCTTATTGAGCATAAAAGAATAAACACAACTGTTGCAAAGGCTAAAGCTTTAAGATCATTTGTTGAGCCTTTGATTAACAGGTCTAAAACGGATACTACTCATTCCAGAAGAATGGTGTTTAAAAGATTACAAAATAAATCTGCTGTTACTGAACTTTTCAGAGAAATTTCTTTAAAAGTTGCTGAAAGAGAAGGCGGATATACAAGAATATTAAAAACAAGAAATCGTCTTGGTGATAATGCTGAAATGTGTATTATTGAATTAGTAGATTATAATGAGAATTATTTTTCTGAAAAAGCTGCTAAATCAAAAAGAAAAAGAACACGCAGAGGGAAAGTAAAAACTGAAACAACAATTGAAGATACTCAACAAGTTGAAGAAAATATTAATGATGTTGAAACCAAAGAAGAAGTAAAAGAAGAGAATCTTCAAGAAGAAGTGAAAGTTGAAGAAACAAAAGAGGAAACAAAAGAAGAAATTAAAGATGAAGTGAAACAAGAAGAGAAAGCAGACAAAGAAGAAGAAACAGAAGACAAAAAAGAAGATAAAGAATAA
- the infA gene encoding translation initiation factor IF-1: MAKQPSIEQDGIVKEALSNAMFRVELENGHIITAHIAGKMRMHYIRILPGDKVKVEMSPYDLTKGRIKYRYKN, from the coding sequence ATGGCCAAACAACCATCAATTGAACAGGACGGTATTGTAAAAGAAGCATTATCAAATGCAATGTTCAGAGTTGAACTCGAAAACGGGCACATTATTACTGCACATATAGCAGGAAAAATGAGGATGCATTATATTCGTATTTTGCCCGGAGATAAAGTGAAGGTTGAAATGTCGCCGTATGATTTAACTAAAGGCAGAATAAAATACAGATATAAAAATTAG
- the rplX gene encoding 50S ribosomal protein L24, with protein MQTKIKIKKGDIVQVLSGNDKGKKGRVLKVKRDTYRAIVEGVNLISKHTKPNSKYPEGGIIKEEAAIHISNLNVVCPETGVPTRVGRKLNDKGKLVRYSKKSKNQQEIK; from the coding sequence ATGCAAACGAAAATTAAAATAAAGAAAGGGGATATCGTACAAGTATTATCAGGAAATGATAAAGGTAAAAAAGGACGTGTTCTTAAAGTAAAAAGAGATACTTACAGAGCCATTGTTGAAGGAGTAAATCTTATTTCTAAACATACAAAACCTAATTCAAAATATCCTGAAGGTGGTATTATTAAAGAAGAAGCTGCGATTCATATTTCAAATTTAAATGTAGTATGTCCTGAAACAGGTGTACCAACCAGAGTCGGAAGAAAGTTAAACGACAAAGGTAAATTAGTACGTTATTCTAAAAAATCTAAGAACCAACAAGAGATTAAGTAA
- the rplO gene encoding 50S ribosomal protein L15, producing the protein MDLSNLKPAKGSVKKRKRIARGIGSGKGRTATRGHKGQKSRSGYSRRFGFEGGQMPIHRRLPKFGFRNINRIEYKAINIDILEKLAKDKSITSIDIDTLKNAGFIQKNDLVKILANGELTAKIEVKAHAFSKSAVEAIEKAGGKAEKI; encoded by the coding sequence ATGGATTTAAGTAATTTAAAACCTGCTAAAGGTTCAGTTAAGAAGAGAAAAAGAATTGCAAGAGGTATTGGTTCAGGTAAAGGACGTACCGCAACAAGAGGTCATAAAGGGCAAAAATCACGCTCAGGATACTCTCGAAGATTCGGTTTCGAAGGAGGACAAATGCCTATACACAGACGTTTGCCTAAATTTGGATTCAGAAATATCAACAGAATAGAATATAAAGCTATTAATATTGATATTCTTGAAAAACTTGCAAAAGATAAATCAATAACATCTATTGATATTGATACTCTTAAAAATGCAGGGTTTATTCAAAAAAATGATTTAGTTAAAATTCTTGCAAACGGAGAACTAACTGCAAAAATTGAAGTAAAAGCACATGCATTTTCTAAATCGGCTGTTGAAGCTATTGAAAAAGCAGGTGGTAAAGCAGAAAAAATTTAA
- the rpsN gene encoding 30S ribosomal protein S14, with amino-acid sequence MAKESMKARERKRQKLVEKYAEKRAKYKAEGDWEALAKLPKNSSKVRLHNRCSLTGRPRGYMRQFGISRITFREMASKGLIPGVKKASW; translated from the coding sequence ATGGCTAAAGAATCAATGAAAGCTCGAGAGAGAAAAAGACAAAAGCTTGTTGAAAAATACGCTGAAAAAAGAGCAAAATATAAAGCTGAAGGTGACTGGGAAGCCTTAGCAAAATTGCCGAAAAATTCATCAAAAGTAAGGCTTCATAATCGTTGCAGTCTTACCGGAAGACCCAGAGGATACATGAGACAATTTGGTATCAGCAGAATAACTTTCAGAGAGATGGCATCAAAAGGTTTGATTCCCGGTGTAAAAAAAGCAAGTTGGTAA
- a CDS encoding T9SS type A sorting domain-containing protein, with the protein MKKLLSVVLILLFSVSIYSQEFSNPEDLPAINFSEAISFEKSFMVTHSLSQIIDPGTSVSCNSGGIHYENSYYRVFDLEKEFNINGDWLVQNVEFGIDAANSGTGNSQPVNIILYVMSEYNNSIIKDSLTQKGDTLKFDVNNNESGTLKIVEVSPNVNVNLGQVLVVEVWVPNGQDEGHSFFIGSNDLGETDSTYIQAGDCGVDDPIPMSELLFPDMHLVMNLLGVYEDPTPEILSFNIEGQITETEIINDPDWKVNIVMSVEAELNALSPTITIPAGFQVIPASEEEVDFSLGSVTYEVNNEYGKVSQTWEVSVTNAGPDILDVQISGQNGETVINNENYTVTVPVPIGTDLTNLTPVITIYEDEGFTIEPESGVSQDFSSGPVIYTVSHETLPLSQDWEITVYEAVAGIKDLIHKEIKIYPNPANDILKTDLNNIEKIEIFDINGNLMIFDLFPEYINISDLSEGVYIIRIYTEKSIYTERLIIIH; encoded by the coding sequence ATGAAGAAATTATTATCTGTAGTTTTAATCTTATTATTTTCTGTGAGTATATATTCTCAAGAATTTTCAAATCCTGAAGACTTGCCGGCAATTAATTTTTCGGAAGCAATATCATTTGAGAAATCTTTTATGGTTACACACTCTTTGAGTCAAATAATTGATCCCGGAACTTCCGTTTCTTGTAACTCAGGCGGTATCCATTATGAAAATTCATATTACAGAGTTTTTGATCTTGAGAAAGAATTTAATATAAACGGAGATTGGTTGGTACAAAATGTTGAGTTTGGTATAGACGCAGCGAATAGCGGAACAGGCAACTCACAACCTGTTAATATAATTCTTTATGTAATGTCGGAATATAATAATTCGATTATTAAGGACAGTTTAACACAGAAAGGAGATACTCTGAAATTTGATGTCAATAATAATGAATCAGGCACATTAAAGATTGTTGAGGTATCACCTAATGTAAATGTTAATTTGGGGCAAGTATTAGTCGTGGAAGTTTGGGTTCCCAACGGACAAGATGAAGGTCACAGTTTTTTCATTGGATCAAATGATCTCGGTGAAACTGATTCAACCTATATACAAGCAGGTGATTGCGGTGTAGATGATCCTATCCCGATGAGTGAGCTTTTATTTCCCGATATGCATCTGGTAATGAATTTATTAGGTGTTTACGAAGATCCTACACCTGAAATACTTTCTTTCAATATTGAAGGACAAATTACAGAAACTGAAATTATAAATGACCCCGATTGGAAAGTAAATATTGTAATGTCTGTTGAAGCAGAGCTTAATGCACTAAGTCCGACAATCACAATACCTGCCGGATTTCAGGTAATACCGGCATCAGAAGAAGAAGTTGATTTTTCTCTTGGCTCTGTAACATATGAAGTTAATAATGAGTACGGGAAAGTTTCGCAGACTTGGGAAGTATCTGTTACTAATGCCGGGCCTGATATTTTGGATGTTCAAATATCGGGACAGAATGGTGAAACTGTTATTAATAATGAAAATTACACAGTAACAGTACCTGTTCCGATAGGAACAGATTTAACAAATTTAACTCCTGTTATTACAATCTATGAAGATGAAGGTTTTACAATTGAACCTGAATCAGGAGTTTCTCAAGATTTTTCAAGCGGACCTGTAATCTATACCGTAAGTCATGAAACTTTACCTTTATCTCAAGATTGGGAGATAACCGTATATGAAGCTGTTGCAGGAATAAAAGATTTAATTCATAAAGAAATTAAGATATATCCTAATCCTGCAAATGATATCCTTAAAACTGATTTAAATAATATTGAAAAGATTGAGATTTTTGACATTAACGGAAATTTAATGATATTCGATTTGTTCCCCGAATATATCAATATTTCTGATTTATCAGAAGGTGTTTATATCATAAGAATATATACTGAAAAAAGTATTTACACTGAAAGATTGATTATAATTCATTAG
- the rpsD gene encoding 30S ribosomal protein S4, with translation MARYRGPQTKIARKFGSPIFGSDKAFEKKNYPPGQHGPNKRRRKVSEYGIQLKEKQKAKYIYGLLEKQFYNLFKKASSSKGITGEVFLQLLESRLDNVVFRVGISPSRASARQIVSHRHITVNGEVVNIPSYILKPGDIIGVREKSKSLEVISDSLSKGSHTRYSWIEWDDDSLKGKFVNIPEREDIPENIKEQLIVELYSK, from the coding sequence ATGGCAAGATACAGAGGCCCACAAACTAAAATAGCAAGGAAATTCGGTTCGCCGATTTTTGGTTCTGATAAAGCTTTTGAAAAGAAAAATTATCCTCCGGGACAGCACGGACCAAACAAAAGAAGAAGAAAAGTTTCAGAATACGGTATTCAATTAAAAGAAAAGCAAAAAGCTAAATATATATACGGATTATTGGAAAAACAATTCTATAATTTGTTTAAAAAAGCTTCTTCGAGTAAAGGAATTACCGGTGAAGTATTTCTTCAACTGCTCGAATCTCGTTTAGATAATGTTGTGTTTAGAGTTGGAATTTCTCCTTCACGAGCATCTGCAAGGCAAATTGTTTCACACAGACACATTACTGTTAACGGTGAAGTTGTTAATATTCCTTCTTATATCTTAAAACCGGGTGATATTATTGGTGTCAGAGAAAAATCAAAATCTCTTGAAGTAATTTCTGATTCCTTATCAAAAGGCTCTCATACAAGATACTCATGGATAGAGTGGGATGATGATTCATTAAAAGGCAAATTTGTTAATATTCCTGAACGTGAAGATATTCCGGAGAACATTAAAGAACAATTAATTGTTGAATTATATTCAAAATAG
- the rpsK gene encoding 30S ribosomal protein S11, whose protein sequence is MAKKSTKQTKKRKVIVEAAGQAHIHSSFNNIIITLANNTGQVISWSSAGKMGFRGSKKNTPYAAQTAAEDCAKVAHELGLRRVKVYVKGPGNGREAAIRAIHSAGIMVTEIQDITPIPHNGCRPPKRRRV, encoded by the coding sequence ATGGCAAAGAAAAGTACAAAACAAACTAAGAAAAGAAAAGTTATTGTTGAAGCTGCAGGACAAGCTCATATTCACTCATCTTTCAACAATATTATTATAACTCTTGCAAATAATACCGGACAGGTAATTTCATGGTCATCTGCCGGTAAAATGGGGTTCAGAGGATCTAAAAAAAATACTCCTTATGCTGCTCAAACAGCTGCTGAAGATTGTGCAAAAGTAGCTCATGAATTAGGCTTAAGAAGAGTAAAGGTTTATGTTAAAGGTCCGGGAAACGGAAGGGAAGCTGCTATCAGAGCAATTCATTCAGCAGGTATTATGGTAACTGAAATTCAGGATATAACACCTATACCTCACAACGGTTGCAGACCTCCTAAAAGAAGAAGAGTTTAA
- the ykgO gene encoding type B 50S ribosomal protein L36, with protein MKVRASVKKRSADCKIVRRKGRLYVINKKNPRFKQRQG; from the coding sequence ATGAAAGTTAGAGCATCAGTTAAAAAGAGAAGTGCTGATTGTAAGATTGTCAGGAGGAAAGGGAGGCTTTATGTGATTAATAAAAAAAATCCCAGATTTAAACAAAGACAAGGTTAA
- the rplR gene encoding 50S ribosomal protein L18 yields the protein MALSKRERRIRIKKRIRKKINGTAEIPRLSVFRSNKHIYVQLVNDVTSETIISASSKEKDITEKNIVNKIEVAGLVGKKIAGKAKEKKITSVLFDRSGYLYHGRVKALAEAARKEGLKF from the coding sequence ATGGCTTTATCAAAGAGAGAAAGGAGAATACGAATTAAAAAACGTATCAGAAAAAAAATAAACGGTACTGCTGAAATCCCAAGATTATCAGTTTTCAGAAGTAATAAACATATTTATGTACAGTTAGTTAATGATGTTACTTCAGAAACTATAATTTCTGCATCATCAAAAGAAAAAGACATTACTGAAAAAAATATTGTTAATAAAATTGAAGTGGCAGGATTGGTAGGTAAGAAAATTGCAGGAAAAGCAAAAGAGAAAAAAATTACATCTGTCTTATTCGACAGAAGCGGTTATTTATATCACGGCAGAGTTAAAGCATTAGCAGAAGCTGCCCGAAAAGAAGGACTCAAATTTTAA
- the rpsE gene encoding 30S ribosomal protein S5, translated as MSKGKEKQVRNTDIELKDRLVAIKRVTKVTKGGRTFSFAAIVVVGNENGIVGYGLGKAGEVATAIQKGIEDAKKSLVKVPVINGTIPHKQTAKYGGADVLMIPASHGTGVKAGGAMRAVLESAGVKDVLAKSKGSSNPHNLVKATMNALLSMRDAYTVSQHRGVTVDKVFNG; from the coding sequence ATGTCAAAAGGTAAAGAAAAGCAAGTCAGAAATACTGATATTGAACTTAAAGACAGATTAGTTGCTATTAAGAGAGTTACCAAAGTAACAAAAGGTGGCAGAACATTCAGTTTTGCAGCTATTGTTGTTGTCGGAAATGAAAACGGCATTGTCGGTTACGGACTTGGTAAAGCAGGCGAAGTTGCAACTGCTATTCAAAAAGGCATTGAAGATGCAAAGAAAAGTTTAGTCAAAGTTCCTGTTATAAACGGTACAATTCCTCATAAGCAGACTGCAAAATATGGTGGAGCTGATGTTCTTATGATTCCTGCTTCTCATGGTACAGGTGTTAAAGCAGGTGGTGCGATGCGTGCAGTTTTAGAAAGCGCCGGAGTAAAAGACGTTTTAGCAAAATCTAAAGGTTCTTCAAATCCGCATAATCTTGTAAAAGCTACTATGAATGCTTTATTATCTATGAGAGATGCGTACACAGTTTCTCAGCACAGAGGAGTTACTGTTGATAAAGTTTTTAACGGATAG
- a CDS encoding DNA-directed RNA polymerase subunit alpha, whose translation MAILNFQKPDKVLMIEQDEFSGQFEFRPLEPGYGITIGNALRRILLSSLEGYTITSLKIEGVEHEFSTITGVIEDVPQMILNLKQVRFKQLVEESDHERIVISISGKSKFTAGDINDYMSDFEVLNPDMVICNMEKDVRLQIEMTIDKGRGYVSADDHDIDTSDIGLIAVDSIFTPIKNVKYSIENYRVGQKTDYEKLIFNIDTDGSIYPKEALKEAATILIHHFMLFSDEKITLESEEKKENEEFDEEVLHMRQQLKTQLVDLDLSVRALNCLKAADVDTLGELVVYNRNDLLKFRNFGKKSLTEIEDLLSNRELSFGMDVSKYKLEKE comes from the coding sequence ATGGCTATTTTAAACTTCCAAAAACCGGATAAGGTTTTAATGATTGAACAGGATGAATTTTCAGGACAGTTTGAATTTCGTCCGCTTGAACCGGGTTATGGTATAACTATTGGGAATGCTTTAAGAAGGATATTATTATCATCTCTTGAAGGATACACAATCACATCTTTGAAAATTGAAGGTGTAGAACATGAGTTTTCTACTATAACAGGAGTAATTGAGGATGTACCGCAAATGATACTGAATTTAAAACAGGTTAGATTCAAACAGCTTGTTGAAGAATCAGATCACGAAAGAATTGTGATAAGTATTTCCGGAAAATCAAAATTTACTGCCGGTGATATAAATGATTACATGTCTGATTTTGAAGTATTGAATCCCGATATGGTTATCTGTAATATGGAAAAAGATGTAAGACTGCAGATTGAAATGACAATAGATAAAGGAAGAGGATATGTTTCTGCAGACGATCATGATATTGACACAAGTGATATTGGCTTAATTGCCGTTGATTCAATTTTTACACCCATTAAGAATGTAAAATACAGTATTGAGAATTATCGTGTCGGACAGAAAACTGACTATGAAAAACTGATTTTTAATATTGATACTGACGGGTCGATATATCCTAAAGAAGCTTTAAAAGAAGCTGCTACAATTTTAATTCATCATTTCATGTTATTCTCAGATGAAAAGATAACTCTTGAATCTGAGGAGAAAAAAGAGAATGAAGAATTTGATGAAGAAGTACTGCATATGCGTCAACAATTAAAAACTCAATTGGTAGATCTTGATCTTTCCGTTAGAGCTTTAAATTGTCTGAAAGCTGCAGATGTTGATACTCTTGGCGAATTAGTCGTATATAACAGAAACGATTTATTAAAATTCAGAAACTTCGGTAAAAAATCTTTAACTGAGATAGAAGATTTGTTATCAAACAGAGAACTTTCATTCGGAATGGACGTCAGTAAATATAAATTAGAAAAAGAATAA
- the rplE gene encoding 50S ribosomal protein L5, producing MPTLKKKFNEEIIPALKKEFNYSSVMQAPRLKKIVLNQGIGQGVADKKIINTAQEELTLIAGQKAIQRNAKNNISNFKLREGMPIGVKVTLRRDRMYEFLEKLLVVAIPRIKDFRGVSGKLDGRGNYTLGIEEQFIFPEIELDKIDKILGMNITFVTSANTDEEGYALLKQFGFPFKK from the coding sequence ATTCCTACATTAAAGAAAAAATTTAATGAAGAGATTATTCCTGCTTTAAAAAAGGAATTTAATTACAGTAGTGTAATGCAAGCTCCCAGATTAAAGAAGATTGTTTTAAATCAAGGAATAGGACAAGGTGTTGCAGATAAAAAAATTATTAATACGGCACAAGAAGAATTAACTTTAATTGCCGGACAAAAAGCAATACAAAGAAATGCAAAAAATAATATCTCTAATTTCAAATTGAGAGAAGGAATGCCCATTGGAGTTAAAGTAACTTTAAGAAGAGACAGAATGTATGAATTTCTGGAAAAACTTCTCGTTGTTGCTATTCCGAGGATTAAAGACTTCAGAGGCGTCTCAGGAAAGTTGGACGGGAGAGGGAACTATACATTAGGGATTGAAGAGCAATTTATTTTTCCTGAAATTGAATTAGATAAAATTGATAAAATTTTAGGAATGAACATAACATTTGTAACATCTGCAAATACTGATGAAGAAGGTTATGCATTATTAAAACAATTTGGTTTTCCGTTTAAAAAATAA
- the rpsH gene encoding 30S ribosomal protein S8, which produces MTDTVADYLTRIRNAVMAKHKVVEIPASNLKKGITKILFEQGYILSYKFEDDNKQGKIKIALKYHPKTKTPAFTKLERISTPGLRKYTSAVDMPRVLNGLGIAIISTSNGVMTNKDATRQKVGGEVLCYVY; this is translated from the coding sequence ATTACAGATACTGTCGCAGATTATCTTACAAGAATAAGAAATGCCGTAATGGCAAAACATAAAGTTGTTGAGATACCGGCTTCAAACTTAAAGAAAGGTATAACTAAAATATTATTTGAACAAGGTTATATTCTTAGTTATAAATTTGAAGATGATAATAAACAGGGTAAAATAAAAATTGCTCTTAAGTATCATCCCAAAACAAAGACTCCGGCATTTACTAAATTAGAAAGAATTAGTACACCCGGTTTAAGAAAATATACGTCTGCCGTTGATATGCCCAGAGTTCTTAACGGATTAGGAATTGCAATAATATCTACTTCAAATGGCGTAATGACAAATAAAGATGCTACAAGACAAAAAGTTGGCGGTGAAGTATTATGTTATGTATATTAA
- the rpsM gene encoding 30S ribosomal protein S13, with translation MMARIAGVDIPDNKRGEISLTYIYGVGKTTAQKILEQANVDKNVRVKDWTDEQRGNIRNIIIENFKIEGELRSEKQMNIKRLRDIGCYRGIRHRIGLPVRGQKTKNNARTRKIRRVF, from the coding sequence ATTATGGCTAGAATAGCAGGTGTAGATATACCGGACAATAAAAGGGGAGAAATATCTTTAACATATATTTACGGAGTTGGAAAAACGACAGCTCAAAAAATACTCGAACAGGCTAATGTTGACAAGAATGTTAGAGTAAAAGATTGGACTGATGAACAAAGAGGTAATATCCGTAATATTATTATAGAGAATTTCAAAATTGAAGGAGAGCTTCGATCAGAAAAGCAAATGAACATTAAACGCCTCAGAGATATTGGTTGTTATCGAGGAATACGTCACAGAATTGGTTTACCGGTAAGAGGTCAAAAAACTAAAAATAATGCACGTACACGTAAAATCAGACGAGTATTTTAA
- the secY gene encoding preprotein translocase subunit SecY, with amino-acid sequence MKKFIQTIKNIIAIEDLRNKILATLGLILIYRLGAHVVLPGVDPHEITAFQQQASEGGIIALINMFSGGAFANASIFALGIMPYISASIVIQLLGMAVPYFQRLQREGESGRKKINQITRYLTILITGFQAPAYLANLKYQLPAEAFIMHSQDLFWFSAIILMVAGTMFIMWLGEKITDKGIGNGISLLIMIGIIARLPQSFAAELVSKLGSGGGGLIAFIVEMLILFLVFVASIALVQAVRRVPVQYAKRIVGNKQYGGVRQYIPLKVNAAGVMPIIFAQALMFLPMMLTRFDTETTNSIAASFSDITGFWYNFVYGLLVIVFTYFYTAITVNPTQMAEDMKKNGGFIPGIKPGRKTIEHLDEIMSRITFPGSVFLALISILPAFAMIGGVNNQFAYFYGGTSLLILVGVVLDTLQHIESHLLMRHYDGLTKSGRIAGRAGASQISM; translated from the coding sequence ATGAAGAAATTTATTCAGACAATAAAGAACATCATTGCAATTGAGGATCTTAGGAACAAAATTCTTGCAACTCTCGGACTAATTTTAATATACAGATTAGGGGCACATGTTGTATTGCCTGGAGTAGATCCCCATGAGATTACAGCTTTTCAACAACAAGCAAGTGAAGGTGGAATCATAGCTTTGATTAATATGTTTTCAGGCGGTGCTTTTGCAAATGCATCAATTTTTGCACTCGGTATCATGCCTTATATATCAGCATCTATTGTTATTCAATTGTTAGGAATGGCAGTTCCGTATTTCCAACGTTTACAGCGTGAAGGAGAAAGCGGAAGAAAAAAAATAAATCAAATTACCAGATACTTAACTATTTTAATAACAGGATTTCAAGCACCTGCTTATTTAGCAAATCTTAAATACCAGTTACCTGCTGAAGCATTTATTATGCATAGTCAGGATTTGTTCTGGTTCTCAGCTATTATTTTAATGGTAGCAGGTACTATGTTCATTATGTGGTTGGGTGAAAAAATTACTGATAAAGGAATTGGTAACGGTATATCTTTATTGATTATGATTGGTATTATTGCAAGATTGCCACAATCATTTGCTGCTGAGCTTGTTTCTAAATTAGGTTCAGGAGGTGGAGGTTTAATTGCTTTCATTGTTGAAATGTTAATCCTATTCTTAGTGTTTGTTGCTTCAATTGCTTTAGTACAAGCAGTAAGAAGAGTACCTGTTCAGTATGCGAAAAGAATTGTCGGGAATAAACAATATGGGGGAGTCAGACAATATATACCGTTAAAAGTTAATGCTGCCGGTGTGATGCCGATTATTTTTGCACAAGCATTAATGTTTTTACCGATGATGTTAACACGTTTTGATACTGAAACTACAAATTCAATTGCTGCTTCTTTTTCTGATATTACAGGATTTTGGTACAATTTTGTTTATGGATTGCTGGTTATTGTTTTTACATATTTCTATACAGCAATCACTGTAAATCCAACTCAAATGGCAGAAGATATGAAGAAAAACGGCGGGTTTATTCCGGGTATAAAACCGGGTAGAAAAACTATTGAACATTTAGATGAAATTATGTCAAGAATAACATTCCCGGGGTCTGTTTTCTTAGCTCTGATTTCAATATTACCTGCGTTTGCAATGATAGGAGGGGTAAATAATCAGTTTGCATATTTTTATGGCGGAACATCATTGTTAATATTAGTAGGTGTTGTTCTGGATACTTTACAACATATTGAAAGTCATTTATTAATGAGACATTATGATGGTCTTACCAAATCCGGCAGAATAGCAGGCAGGGCAGGAGCATCACAAATATCAATGTAA
- the rplF gene encoding 50S ribosomal protein L6: MSRIGKLPISIPDGVKIDVSDKNVVTVKGKLGELSQKINKDIKIEINGTEVIVTRMSDSKTHKSFHGLSRVLIYNMVAGVSAGFEKKLEVIGVGYRAETKGKLLELHVGYSHPIVFEMPIEVIAEVQQEKRQNAFITLKSFDKQLLGQVAAKVRSFRKPEPYKGKGIRYIDEYVRKKVGKAAAE; this comes from the coding sequence ATGTCACGAATAGGAAAATTACCGATAAGTATACCTGACGGTGTAAAAATTGATGTTTCAGACAAAAATGTTGTTACAGTAAAAGGTAAACTGGGTGAATTATCTCAAAAAATTAATAAAGATATTAAAATTGAGATTAACGGAACAGAAGTTATTGTAACTCGTATGTCAGATTCAAAAACTCATAAATCTTTTCATGGTTTATCAAGAGTTTTAATTTACAATATGGTTGCGGGAGTTTCTGCAGGCTTTGAAAAAAAATTGGAAGTAATTGGTGTCGGATACCGAGCTGAAACTAAAGGAAAATTGTTAGAACTGCATGTAGGTTATTCTCATCCTATTGTATTTGAGATGCCTATAGAAGTTATAGCTGAAGTTCAACAAGAAAAAAGACAAAATGCATTTATTACTTTAAAAAGTTTCGACAAACAATTATTAGGTCAAGTAGCGGCAAAAGTAAGATCATTCAGAAAACCTGAACCATATAAAGGAAAAGGTATCAGATATATAGATGAATACGTAAGGAAAAAAGTCGGAAAGGCTGCTGCTGAGTAA
- the rpmD gene encoding 50S ribosomal protein L30, with protein MAKIRITQKKSSIGATQRQKATLQALRLRKIDSVAEHTENEQINGMVRKVLHLVSVEKVK; from the coding sequence ATGGCAAAGATAAGAATTACACAAAAGAAAAGTAGTATAGGTGCAACACAAAGGCAAAAGGCTACATTACAAGCACTCAGATTAAGAAAAATTGACAGTGTTGCAGAGCATACTGAAAATGAGCAAATTAACGGGATGGTAAGAAAAGTTTTACATCTTGTGAGTGTAGAGAAAGTAAAATAA